CGACGTGCTCGCGGCGAACTACCCGTTCGCGACGATCGAGCCGAACGTGGGCGTGGTGGGGGTGCCCGACTCGCGGTTGGCCGCGCTCGCCGAGATCTTCGGGTCCGAGAAGATCCTGCCCGCCACGGTGCAGTTCGTCGACATCGCCGGCATCGTCCGGGGCGCGTCCGAGGGCGAGGGGATGGGCAACAAGTTCCTGTCGCACATCCGCGAGTCCGACGCGATCTGCCAGGTGACGCGGGTGTTCCGCGACGAGGACGTGACCCACGTCGACGGCGACGTCAACCCGGCCAACGACATCGAGACGATCTCGATCGAGCTGGTGCTGGCCGACCTGCAGACGGTCGACAACGCGCTGCCCCGGCTGGACAAGGAGTCCCGCAAGGACAAGTCGCTCGTGCCGGTGCTCGACGAGGTCACGAAGGCCAAGGCCGCGCTCGAGGCCGGCGACGGAGTGCTGAACGCCGGGCTCGACCTGGCCCTGCTGCGCGACCTGCACCTGATGACCTCCAAGCGGTTCATCTACGTGTTCAACTGCGACGCCGAGGAGCTGAACGACGACGAGCTCAAGGGCCGTATGCGCGACCTGGTGGCCCCGGCCGAGGCGATCTTCCTCGACGCCCGCGCCGAGGCCGAGCTGGTCGAGCTGGGCGACGACGAGGACGCCGAGCAGATGCGCGCCGAGATGCTGGCCGACATGGGGGTCGAGGAGCCGGGCCTGGACGCGCTCGCCCGGGTCGGGTTCGACACCCTGGGCCTGCAGACGTACCTCACGGCCGGCCCCAAGGAGTCGCGGGCGTGGACCATCCCGAAGGGCGCCACCGCCCCCCAGGCCGCCGGTGTCATCCACACCGACTTCGAGCGCGGCTTCATCAAGGCCGAGATCGTGTCGTTCGACGACCTGGTCGAGGCGGGATCCATGGCGGCCGCCAAGAGCGTCGGCAAGGTGCGCATGGAGGGCAAGGACTACGTGATGGCCGACGGCGACGTGGTGGAGTTCCGCTTCAACGTGTAGTCGGTGCGGTCCGGCCCGTCAGCTCGGCGGGCGCGGCCGCTTCCCCCAGCTCGATGTCGCGGAGCACCGCCTGGATCTCGCGGTGGCTTCGGGTCCGGCGATCGAGACCGGGGTTGAGCACGCCCCGGAGCACCGAGTAGACGCTCCACCGCCGCGGCGCGATGATCCGGGCCGCGCGACGTTCGATGCCGTCGGCGATCGCCTGACCGGCGACGGCGGGCTGCAGACGCTTGCGGAGGAAGCCGGGGAAGGTGGCCTCGAAGCGTTGCGCCATGGTGCTGGCGAACCCCTCGCGGACCATGGCGGTGTCGATGAA
The Aeromicrobium marinum DSM 15272 genome window above contains:
- the ychF gene encoding redox-regulated ATPase YchF, coding for MALSIGIVGLPNAGKSTLFNALTKNDVLAANYPFATIEPNVGVVGVPDSRLAALAEIFGSEKILPATVQFVDIAGIVRGASEGEGMGNKFLSHIRESDAICQVTRVFRDEDVTHVDGDVNPANDIETISIELVLADLQTVDNALPRLDKESRKDKSLVPVLDEVTKAKAALEAGDGVLNAGLDLALLRDLHLMTSKRFIYVFNCDAEELNDDELKGRMRDLVAPAEAIFLDARAEAELVELGDDEDAEQMRAEMLADMGVEEPGLDALARVGFDTLGLQTYLTAGPKESRAWTIPKGATAPQAAGVIHTDFERGFIKAEIVSFDDLVEAGSMAAAKSVGKVRMEGKDYVMADGDVVEFRFNV